One genomic segment of Aminivibrio sp. includes these proteins:
- the purH gene encoding bifunctional phosphoribosylaminoimidazolecarboxamide formyltransferase/IMP cyclohydrolase, with amino-acid sequence MKGNKALLSVFDKTGIVPFAEELVSLGWELLSSSGTADHLRKAGLPVTEVSDVTGYPHILGGRVKTLHPLVFGGILARRDAAEDMKETEQFGIPLLDMIVCNLYPFEETARRSPELEELLENIDIGGVSLLRAAAKNYRQVVVLTDPADYGSTVAELRSEGDVSQETRLMLALKAFRSTSAYDAAIVDGLSEVTGAALSHLPEKMSLAFVKKQDLRYGENPHQEASLYLPPLADLPWEQISGKPLSYNNILDADCAMRGSALLQDCCGALVVKHTTPCGMACGSSPREAYEKAVGCDPVSAFGGVVGISKKLDMETVLAIADRFTEVLLAPDYDEETVEILKEKKPSLRVLRWKGGRVSPMQFTGTWSGLLVQQDSLPPLPLPDKGEWIGKPRPDLWEDILFAWKVAALSKSNAISIVKNREAVGIGRGFCSRLHAVDFAVRQAGEKARGAVMGSDAFFPFSDCIKAAADAGIEAIIQPGGSIRDSEVFSLAEKLGISMFISGWRAFRH; translated from the coding sequence ATGAAAGGCAACAAAGCGCTTCTCTCCGTTTTCGACAAGACAGGGATTGTCCCGTTCGCGGAAGAACTTGTCTCCCTGGGCTGGGAACTGCTTTCCAGTTCCGGAACGGCCGATCATCTCAGGAAGGCCGGCCTGCCCGTCACAGAGGTTTCCGACGTCACCGGGTACCCCCATATTCTCGGGGGCAGAGTGAAAACGCTCCACCCCCTCGTCTTCGGAGGAATTCTCGCCCGGAGAGACGCGGCTGAGGACATGAAAGAGACAGAGCAGTTCGGCATTCCCCTGCTCGACATGATCGTCTGCAACCTTTACCCCTTCGAGGAGACGGCCCGGCGCTCTCCTGAACTGGAAGAGCTTCTCGAGAACATCGATATCGGCGGAGTCTCCCTGCTGAGAGCCGCAGCCAAAAACTACCGGCAGGTCGTCGTGCTTACTGACCCGGCCGATTACGGCAGCACCGTCGCCGAACTCCGTTCCGAAGGGGATGTTTCCCAGGAAACAAGGCTGATGCTGGCATTAAAGGCCTTTCGCTCCACTTCGGCCTATGATGCCGCCATCGTCGACGGACTCTCTGAAGTGACGGGGGCAGCCCTCTCACATCTTCCGGAAAAAATGTCCCTGGCGTTTGTAAAGAAACAGGACCTCCGGTACGGCGAAAACCCCCACCAGGAAGCGTCCCTTTACCTGCCACCCCTGGCGGATCTGCCGTGGGAACAGATCTCCGGCAAGCCCCTATCCTACAACAATATTCTCGACGCAGACTGCGCCATGAGAGGGTCCGCCCTTCTCCAGGACTGCTGCGGAGCCCTGGTGGTCAAACATACCACACCCTGCGGCATGGCCTGCGGTTCCTCTCCGCGGGAGGCCTACGAGAAAGCGGTGGGATGCGACCCTGTTTCCGCCTTCGGCGGAGTGGTGGGCATATCGAAAAAACTGGACATGGAAACGGTACTCGCCATAGCTGACAGGTTCACCGAGGTGCTCCTCGCCCCTGATTACGACGAAGAAACGGTAGAAATCCTGAAGGAAAAGAAACCTTCCCTCAGGGTGCTCCGCTGGAAGGGCGGCAGGGTGTCTCCGATGCAGTTCACAGGAACCTGGAGCGGCCTCCTGGTACAGCAGGACAGCCTTCCACCCCTTCCCCTTCCCGATAAGGGCGAATGGATAGGAAAACCGCGGCCGGATCTCTGGGAAGACATTCTCTTTGCCTGGAAAGTGGCGGCACTGTCCAAGAGCAACGCCATCTCCATCGTGAAGAACCGGGAGGCGGTGGGTATAGGAAGAGGCTTCTGCAGCAGGCTGCATGCCGTTGATTTTGCGGTGAGGCAAGCGGGAGAAAAGGCACGGGGAGCAGTCATGGGCTCTGATGCCTTCTTCCCCTTTTCCGACTGTATCAAGGCGGCTGCGGACGCCGGTATCGAGGCAATCATCCAGCCCGGCGGATCGATACGGGATAGCGAAGTCTTCTCGTTAGCCGAAAAGCTCGGCATTTCCATGTTCATCAGCGGATGGCGCGCGTTCCGGCATTGA
- the purN gene encoding phosphoribosylglycinamide formyltransferase → MTSFAVLISGRGTNMAAIARAASQGKIEARLEFVASDNPKAAGLKIAGEMGYPTEILDYGKEGRSGAERQLAGLCSLKRVEWIVLAGFMRILSPEFVAAHRGRIVNIHPSLLPSFPGRDGIGDAWKYGVKITGVTVHLVDQGIDSGPILAQKAVPVRPSDTLESLEKRIHRAEHGLYWKTLAALFSGASVSERS, encoded by the coding sequence ATGACATCCTTTGCCGTCCTCATCTCCGGACGGGGAACAAATATGGCGGCTATCGCCCGTGCTGCCTCCCAGGGAAAGATCGAAGCCCGGCTCGAGTTTGTCGCGAGCGACAACCCGAAGGCGGCCGGACTGAAAATCGCCGGGGAAATGGGGTACCCGACGGAAATCCTCGACTACGGGAAGGAGGGGAGATCGGGTGCCGAACGGCAGCTCGCCGGCCTCTGCTCCCTGAAAAGGGTGGAGTGGATCGTTCTCGCGGGCTTCATGCGCATCCTCTCTCCTGAATTCGTTGCCGCCCACAGAGGTCGCATCGTGAATATCCATCCCTCTCTTCTTCCCTCTTTTCCCGGCAGGGACGGCATCGGGGATGCGTGGAAGTACGGGGTCAAAATTACCGGAGTAACGGTCCACTTGGTGGATCAAGGCATCGATTCCGGCCCCATACTGGCCCAGAAGGCAGTTCCCGTCCGCCCCTCCGATACCCTCGAATCCCTGGAGAAACGAATCCACAGGGCGGAGCACGGACTCTACTGGAAAACCCTCGCGGCGCTTTTTTCCGGCGCCTCCGTATCTGAAAGGAGCTGA
- the purM gene encoding phosphoribosylformylglycinamidine cyclo-ligase translates to MNLNYRDAGVDILLADQWVETIRNIVRSMPPAPNVLGGIGGFSGLYRLPGGLVLAGCCDGVGTKIEVAKAAGKFDGIGQDLVAMNVNDLVTCGARPLFFLDYIACGRLKPEILGPIVESAARACRDSGCVLLGGETAEMPGTYGEDGLDLAGFSVGMLREDEIIDGSRIAPGDAVVGIPSSGVHSNGFSLVRKALFSSENPCGLSDTPEILERKTLGESLLVPTRLYVSVALEAARSGLVGGMAHITGGGLYDNIRRVIPGGLSLAIDYEAWPRPPIFSLLRDHGIDEIEMRRVFNLGIGFAFIVREEKLPEFLSLLEGLGEKGYVIGGVSA, encoded by the coding sequence ATGAACCTGAACTATAGGGACGCGGGGGTGGACATTCTCCTTGCGGACCAATGGGTAGAGACCATCAGGAATATCGTCCGGTCCATGCCGCCCGCCCCGAACGTGCTCGGGGGCATAGGGGGATTCAGCGGCCTCTACAGGCTGCCCGGGGGTCTTGTACTGGCGGGTTGCTGCGACGGCGTGGGAACGAAGATCGAAGTGGCCAAGGCAGCGGGAAAGTTTGACGGGATCGGCCAAGATCTGGTGGCCATGAATGTGAACGATCTTGTCACCTGCGGTGCTCGGCCCCTCTTCTTCCTCGACTACATCGCCTGCGGAAGGCTGAAACCAGAGATTCTCGGCCCCATCGTGGAAAGCGCCGCCAGGGCCTGCCGGGACAGCGGATGCGTCCTCCTCGGCGGGGAAACTGCGGAAATGCCCGGTACCTACGGCGAAGACGGGTTGGATCTTGCTGGTTTTTCCGTCGGCATGCTCCGGGAGGATGAAATTATCGACGGAAGCCGGATTGCCCCGGGCGACGCCGTGGTGGGCATCCCGAGTTCGGGAGTTCATAGCAACGGCTTTTCTCTTGTCCGGAAGGCTCTTTTCTCGTCCGAAAATCCCTGCGGCCTTTCCGACACGCCGGAAATCCTTGAGAGAAAAACTCTCGGTGAGAGCCTTCTCGTTCCCACCAGACTATATGTCTCCGTCGCCCTCGAGGCGGCCCGGTCGGGGCTTGTGGGGGGCATGGCCCACATCACCGGCGGAGGACTCTATGACAACATCCGGCGGGTCATTCCCGGCGGTCTTTCCCTTGCTATAGACTACGAAGCCTGGCCCCGCCCCCCCATATTTTCCCTTCTTCGGGACCATGGAATCGACGAAATCGAAATGCGCAGGGTGTTCAACCTTGGCATCGGCTTTGCCTTTATCGTCCGGGAAGAGAAGCTCCCCGAGTTTCTTTCCCTTCTCGAGGGCCTGGGAGAAAAGGGGTATGTCATCGGCGGGGTTTCAGCATGA
- the purF gene encoding amidophosphoribosyltransferase: MCGIFGAYSPMGGKVLEDVYLGLYALQHRGQEAAGVAWVNSQGRISSIKGAGLVHLALNQAELAAVETSCAIGHVRYSTAGGPDLANAQPLTASTSKTSLAVAHNGNLTNAGGIKLFLENRGAIFHSATDTEVILHLMAHQPHKESLDALLDSLARLRGAYSLAMLVGQDLVAARDPWGFRPLVIGKRDDVFYVSSETCALNLVGASVVREVEPGEVVIFGLNGMDSIPIPVDVKRRYGCAFEFVYFARPDSVISGRSVYEVRKELGRKLADRAPCPEAHIATGMPDSGTIAALGYAEKSGIPYEQTVVRNRYVGRTFIEPTRRVRELGVRIKLNPITEILSGKNVAVVDDSIVRGTTCQRMISMIKACGANQVHVRISSPPVRFPCYYGIDTPTRVELAAARMNLRQLEREVGADSLSYITEEDLIEAIGLPSGDVCTACFSGQYMEGGEDHEPEL, encoded by the coding sequence ATGTGCGGTATTTTCGGTGCCTACTCACCCATGGGGGGAAAAGTCCTCGAGGACGTTTACCTGGGCCTCTACGCCCTCCAGCACAGAGGCCAGGAAGCGGCGGGTGTGGCCTGGGTCAATTCCCAAGGCCGGATTTCCTCGATCAAGGGAGCCGGGCTGGTCCACCTTGCCCTGAACCAGGCGGAACTTGCAGCCGTCGAGACATCGTGCGCCATCGGGCATGTCAGGTACTCTACGGCTGGAGGACCTGATTTGGCCAATGCCCAGCCGCTTACCGCGAGTACTTCGAAAACGTCTCTCGCGGTGGCTCACAACGGCAACCTGACCAATGCCGGCGGGATCAAGCTCTTCCTTGAAAACCGGGGCGCCATTTTCCATTCAGCCACGGATACGGAGGTCATCCTCCACCTCATGGCCCACCAGCCCCACAAAGAATCCCTGGACGCATTGCTGGATTCTCTCGCCAGGCTGAGGGGGGCTTACTCACTTGCCATGCTGGTAGGCCAGGACCTCGTGGCAGCCAGGGACCCCTGGGGATTCCGGCCGCTCGTCATAGGGAAGCGGGACGACGTGTTCTACGTCTCCTCCGAAACCTGCGCCCTGAACCTTGTAGGCGCATCGGTGGTACGGGAAGTGGAACCCGGAGAGGTGGTCATTTTCGGCCTGAACGGTATGGATTCCATCCCCATTCCGGTGGACGTGAAGCGCCGGTATGGATGTGCCTTCGAGTTCGTCTATTTTGCCAGGCCGGACAGCGTCATCAGCGGTCGTTCTGTCTACGAAGTCAGGAAAGAACTTGGAAGAAAGCTTGCCGACCGGGCGCCCTGCCCCGAAGCCCATATCGCCACGGGAATGCCGGACAGCGGAACCATCGCCGCCCTCGGCTATGCGGAAAAAAGCGGCATCCCCTACGAGCAGACCGTGGTCAGGAACAGGTATGTCGGCAGGACCTTCATCGAACCCACCCGGAGGGTCCGGGAACTCGGCGTGAGAATCAAGCTCAACCCCATCACGGAGATACTCTCTGGAAAGAACGTCGCTGTGGTGGACGACTCCATCGTCCGTGGAACCACGTGCCAGAGGATGATCTCCATGATAAAGGCATGCGGCGCAAACCAGGTTCATGTCAGGATTTCGTCTCCACCGGTGCGGTTCCCCTGCTACTACGGCATCGATACGCCGACGAGGGTGGAGCTTGCGGCGGCCCGGATGAATCTCCGGCAGCTCGAACGGGAAGTGGGGGCGGATTCCCTCTCCTACATCACAGAAGAGGACCTCATCGAAGCGATCGGCCTTCCCAGCGGCGATGTCTGCACGGCCTGCTTTTCCGGCCAATATATGGAGGGAGGAGAAGACCATGAACCTGAACTATAG
- the purL gene encoding phosphoribosylformylglycinamidine synthase subunit PurL, whose protein sequence is MDFSKYGIRKEEFAVAEAALGREPNECELRILGVMWSEHCSYKSTKHLLKHFPVRGPKVVLGPGENAGIVDLGDGLGAAFKAESHNHPSAVAPYQGAATGVGGIIRDILALGARPLASMDGLFFGDIDNRRTGHLSAGIVKGVGDYGNAVGVPTVGGKTAYDSCYNENPLLNAFCIGLVELDKIVSSQTARPGQLVVLLGSKTGRDGIAGAAFASAELSEDAKESRPSIQIGDPFAEKMLIEACLELKEKNLIVSMQDMGAAGITSSSSEVAAKSGVGMKLHFDRVPLRAADMEPWEIALSESQERMLLIIDPEHMEDVSSVARKWELDCAVIGETEEGDDYSIFFHGEKVASLPVSLIGDRCPPIHWPSERPADFETRWNFDLDGLTAPGDWNTTLLSLLGNPSMSPKHWIFDQYDSMVQLNTVRGPGHPVSVLRIKGRDSLIALVFDADPWKCGLDPFRGGAETVARTVRALSVAGAEPLGLTDCLNFPSPEVPGQYWALEECIKGMAAACEALGCPVVSGNVSLYNETKSGAILPTPVVGTVGLIPSPEDCLPSGAWEEGDVLFLVGPCNASLAGSLYIRSLGLPESGRPLEFSGEAEKDFSERAVGTARAKAARSGRALAGGGLAAALAKDSAESGLGARITLGIPTRKDVVLFGEGGARALYAVPMARVPLFKVIWSGYPCLELGRAGGDSLSVEGAFSLTVARIQEIWRNN, encoded by the coding sequence ATGGACTTCAGTAAATACGGCATCAGGAAGGAAGAATTCGCCGTCGCCGAAGCCGCCCTGGGAAGGGAACCCAATGAATGTGAACTCAGGATCCTCGGGGTAATGTGGTCTGAACACTGCAGCTATAAGTCCACGAAACACCTTCTGAAGCATTTTCCCGTCAGGGGACCGAAAGTAGTCCTCGGACCCGGCGAAAACGCGGGAATCGTCGACCTCGGGGATGGCCTGGGAGCGGCGTTCAAGGCGGAAAGCCACAACCACCCGTCCGCCGTTGCGCCCTACCAGGGAGCAGCCACTGGAGTGGGCGGCATCATACGGGATATCCTCGCCCTGGGAGCCAGGCCGCTTGCCTCCATGGACGGTCTCTTTTTCGGCGATATTGACAACCGGAGAACGGGGCATCTTTCCGCAGGAATCGTGAAGGGCGTTGGAGACTACGGGAATGCCGTGGGCGTCCCCACCGTCGGAGGGAAAACAGCCTACGACTCATGCTACAACGAAAACCCCCTTCTCAACGCCTTTTGCATCGGTCTCGTCGAGCTGGATAAAATTGTCAGTTCCCAGACTGCCCGTCCGGGGCAGCTCGTGGTTCTTCTCGGCTCTAAAACGGGCCGTGACGGCATTGCCGGAGCCGCTTTCGCATCGGCGGAACTTTCGGAGGACGCGAAGGAAAGCAGGCCTTCCATACAGATCGGCGACCCCTTCGCGGAAAAAATGCTTATCGAGGCATGCCTTGAACTGAAGGAGAAAAATCTCATCGTCAGTATGCAGGATATGGGTGCGGCAGGAATTACATCATCCTCGAGCGAGGTGGCGGCAAAGAGCGGTGTCGGCATGAAACTCCACTTCGACAGGGTGCCTCTTCGGGCTGCGGACATGGAGCCATGGGAGATCGCTCTTTCCGAATCCCAGGAAAGAATGCTGCTCATCATCGACCCGGAGCACATGGAAGACGTCTCCTCGGTTGCGCGGAAATGGGAACTTGACTGCGCGGTCATCGGTGAAACCGAGGAGGGGGATGACTACTCCATTTTCTTCCACGGAGAAAAAGTCGCCTCCCTTCCCGTCTCGCTCATCGGGGACAGGTGCCCTCCTATTCACTGGCCGTCGGAAAGGCCGGCGGATTTCGAAACAAGATGGAATTTCGATCTGGACGGGCTCACCGCTCCGGGAGACTGGAATACAACGCTGCTTTCCCTCCTCGGGAACCCTTCCATGTCCCCCAAACACTGGATTTTCGATCAGTACGACTCCATGGTGCAGCTCAATACGGTAAGGGGGCCGGGACATCCGGTGAGCGTCCTCAGAATCAAGGGAAGAGATTCTCTTATCGCCCTGGTTTTCGACGCGGACCCATGGAAATGCGGTCTCGATCCTTTCAGGGGGGGAGCGGAAACGGTCGCGCGGACCGTTCGTGCCCTTTCGGTTGCGGGGGCTGAGCCCCTCGGGCTGACGGACTGCCTCAATTTCCCGTCTCCGGAGGTTCCCGGGCAATACTGGGCCCTGGAAGAATGCATCAAGGGCATGGCGGCGGCGTGCGAAGCCCTTGGCTGCCCCGTGGTCTCAGGGAACGTCAGCCTTTACAACGAAACGAAATCCGGAGCTATACTGCCCACTCCCGTGGTGGGAACGGTGGGGCTCATTCCTTCCCCCGAAGATTGTCTTCCCTCCGGTGCCTGGGAAGAAGGGGACGTCCTCTTCCTCGTGGGCCCCTGTAACGCTTCTCTCGCAGGCAGCCTGTACATCCGGTCCCTTGGGCTGCCGGAGTCTGGGCGGCCTCTCGAATTCTCCGGTGAGGCCGAGAAGGATTTTTCCGAAAGAGCTGTCGGAACGGCTCGTGCAAAAGCAGCACGAAGCGGGCGGGCTCTCGCCGGAGGAGGGCTTGCCGCCGCCCTGGCGAAAGACTCCGCTGAAAGCGGCCTCGGGGCACGAATCACCCTCGGGATCCCCACAAGAAAAGACGTGGTTCTCTTCGGCGAAGGAGGAGCTCGAGCGCTGTATGCCGTTCCCATGGCCAGGGTACCTCTCTTCAAAGTCATCTGGAGCGGCTATCCCTGTCTTGAGCTGGGGCGGGCAGGCGGCGACAGCCTATCAGTCGAGGGAGCCTTCAGCCTGACGGTTGCCCGTATACAGGAAATATGGAGGAATAACTGA
- the purQ gene encoding phosphoribosylformylglycinamidine synthase subunit PurQ codes for MRTSVVIFPGSNCDQDVIHSVRDTLGCEVNAVWHREERIPEGTDLVILPGGFSYGDYLRSGAIAARSPVMGAVREHAERGALVLGICNGFQILTESRLLPGVLLPNKTLSFICRSCFLSVENTETPFTCLFEKGQVVQFPIAHGDGLFFLPADELEDLENRGGTVFRYVSPRGDGGDEWNPNGSVNNIAGIVNPQGNVLGLMPHPERACEAILGGEDGRLFWRSVASFLEKGSRRHGLQ; via the coding sequence GTGAGGACCTCTGTTGTCATTTTCCCGGGAAGCAACTGTGACCAGGACGTCATTCACTCCGTCCGGGATACTCTCGGATGCGAAGTGAATGCCGTCTGGCACAGGGAAGAACGGATCCCGGAAGGGACAGATCTCGTCATTCTTCCGGGCGGTTTTTCCTATGGGGATTACCTGAGAAGCGGCGCCATAGCGGCCCGTTCCCCCGTCATGGGGGCGGTAAGGGAACACGCCGAACGGGGGGCGCTCGTCCTTGGCATCTGCAACGGATTCCAGATACTGACTGAATCCCGCCTTCTTCCGGGAGTGCTGCTGCCCAATAAAACTCTTTCTTTTATCTGCAGGTCCTGCTTTTTGTCGGTGGAAAACACGGAAACTCCCTTTACCTGCCTCTTCGAAAAAGGACAGGTGGTGCAGTTTCCCATCGCCCACGGGGACGGCCTTTTCTTTCTTCCCGCTGACGAGCTTGAAGACCTCGAAAACAGAGGGGGAACGGTGTTCCGTTATGTCTCTCCCCGTGGCGACGGGGGAGACGAGTGGAATCCCAACGGATCAGTGAACAACATCGCGGGCATCGTCAATCCGCAGGGCAATGTTCTCGGACTTATGCCCCACCCCGAAAGGGCATGCGAGGCTATTCTCGGAGGAGAGGACGGCCGGCTTTTCTGGCGGTCCGTCGCTTCTTTCCTTGAGAAAGGAAGCAGGCGTCATGGACTTCAGTAA
- the purS gene encoding phosphoribosylformylglycinamidine synthase subunit PurS, with protein MLHHVHVFVQLKDGVLDIQGKAVANSLVSLGHESLESAKVGKYIQLWIDADSPADARKEAEKMCDDLLVNPIIEQYRIEVEGE; from the coding sequence ATGCTCCACCACGTCCATGTTTTTGTACAGCTCAAGGACGGAGTTCTCGATATTCAGGGAAAGGCCGTGGCCAATTCTCTTGTATCCCTCGGCCACGAATCCCTTGAATCCGCAAAGGTCGGGAAGTACATTCAGCTCTGGATCGACGCCGATTCCCCGGCCGACGCCAGGAAAGAGGCGGAAAAGATGTGCGATGATCTTCTGGTCAACCCCATAATCGAACAGTACCGCATCGAAGTGGAGGGAGAGTAG
- the purC gene encoding phosphoribosylaminoimidazolesuccinocarboxamide synthase: protein MEKKEFLYDGKAKKVWTTDDPSVYVVEYKNSLTAFNALKKDSIEGKGRLNNLISSALFEYLGKKGVPTHFIRRIDDLQQLVRKVTIIPIEVVVRNITTGTLCKRLGVEEGKVLPRPLVELYLKDDALGDPIITEDHALLFGWSTPEQLNKIKEITLKVNSLLSEYFLALGIILVDFKLEFGIDTEGNLLLADEISPDTCRFWDRDTKNRLDKDRFRKDLGDVLGAYEEIWRRVSSAGAL from the coding sequence ATGGAAAAAAAAGAGTTCCTGTACGATGGAAAGGCGAAAAAAGTCTGGACCACTGACGATCCTTCAGTGTACGTCGTGGAATATAAAAATTCCCTCACGGCCTTTAACGCACTGAAAAAAGATTCCATCGAAGGCAAGGGAAGGCTCAACAACCTCATCAGCTCGGCTCTGTTCGAGTACCTGGGGAAAAAAGGCGTTCCCACCCATTTTATCCGCAGGATCGACGATCTCCAGCAGCTTGTCCGAAAGGTCACCATCATCCCCATCGAGGTCGTGGTGAGGAACATTACCACCGGAACCCTCTGCAAACGTCTCGGTGTCGAGGAAGGCAAGGTGCTTCCCCGCCCCCTGGTTGAACTCTACCTGAAGGACGACGCCCTTGGGGATCCGATCATAACGGAAGACCATGCCCTTCTTTTCGGCTGGTCGACCCCTGAGCAGTTAAATAAAATAAAGGAAATAACCCTCAAGGTCAATTCTCTTCTCTCCGAATATTTCCTCGCTCTCGGGATCATCCTGGTGGACTTCAAGCTCGAGTTCGGTATCGACACGGAAGGAAACCTTCTTCTCGCAGACGAAATTTCTCCCGATACCTGCCGTTTCTGGGACAGGGACACCAAAAACCGCCTCGACAAAGACCGTTTCCGTAAAGATCTCGGTGACGTTCTGGGAGCCTACGAAGAAATCTGGAGACGGGTATCCTCCGCGGGGGCCTTGTGA
- a CDS encoding molybdenum cofactor guanylyltransferase, with product MKPLEEFPVSVIVLAGGYGRRMGGEKLFVEINSVPLVLKVLRKVSRFSAEILLSIAPRQTPYVSAMLSGIISQYGLRLVEDKQEEGGPLGGILEGLKQASLKWSFVCACDMPWISEPVVKTLWRRCEDDTYAIVPRIGGYFEPLHAFYDRECIPAIERAVRSGERKITSFYDSVKVTAVDEGHFSHLPGYKKSFDNLNSRNDLLDPGNAHLFD from the coding sequence ATGAAGCCGCTGGAAGAGTTTCCCGTATCGGTCATTGTCCTTGCCGGCGGTTACGGCCGGCGGATGGGTGGAGAAAAACTGTTTGTCGAGATCAACTCTGTTCCCCTCGTTCTGAAGGTGCTCAGGAAAGTGTCCCGATTTTCGGCGGAAATACTGCTTTCCATAGCGCCGAGACAAACACCGTATGTTTCCGCCATGCTCTCGGGTATAATCTCTCAGTACGGCCTGCGTCTCGTGGAAGACAAGCAGGAAGAGGGCGGACCCCTCGGCGGCATCCTGGAGGGATTGAAGCAGGCTTCCCTGAAGTGGTCTTTCGTCTGTGCCTGTGACATGCCCTGGATATCCGAGCCCGTGGTTAAAACCCTGTGGCGCCGCTGCGAGGATGACACCTATGCGATCGTGCCGAGAATAGGCGGATATTTTGAACCTCTCCACGCTTTTTACGACAGGGAATGCATACCGGCAATCGAAAGGGCGGTTCGCTCGGGAGAACGGAAGATCACGTCTTTTTATGACTCGGTGAAGGTAACTGCTGTGGATGAAGGGCATTTTTCCCATCTTCCCGGCTACAAAAAATCTTTCGACAATCTGAACAGCAGAAACGATCTCCTGGATCCGGGAAACGCACACCTCTTTGATTAA